The Malus sylvestris chromosome 12, drMalSylv7.2, whole genome shotgun sequence genome contains a region encoding:
- the LOC126594433 gene encoding uncharacterized protein LOC126594433, whose amino-acid sequence MSLVEKEISSVVGCSGGGGCVVGDDGDDDDEECGGSGSGSGGSHGRCRCSEEKAKKQRGFSGGGLSRNFRKAKQVVLHPFGRSKKQLPRKAKPRASASGSASGSSYFAPSCAFSSGVLDEILRSCC is encoded by the exons ATGTCTTTGGTTGAAAAGGAGATATCAAGCGTTGTTGGCtgcagtggtggtggtggctgtGTGGTGGGCGATGATGGCGACGACGATGACGAGGAATGCGGCGGCAGTGGTAGTGGTAGTGGTGGGTCGCACGGAAGATGCAGATGCAGTGAGGAGAAGGCAAAGAAGCAGAGAGGGTTTAGTGGTGGTGGGTTGTCAAGAAATTTCCGAAAGGCGAAGCAGGTGGTCCTGCATCCGTTTGGAAGATCCAAAAAGCAGCTTCCCAGAAAAGCCAAGCCAAGGGCTTCCGCTTCTGGTTCTGCTTCTGGATCTTCCTATTTTGCGCCGTCTTGTGCTTTTTCTTCAG GCGTCTTGGATGAGATATTGCGGTCATGCTGTTGA